A single window of Candidatus Poribacteria bacterium DNA harbors:
- the thiS gene encoding sulfur carrier protein ThiS, with amino-acid sequence MKISVNGKEKRVRPNLNVYELLIDLEIDPTQSGIAVAVAREVIPKMEWQATELRENSEVEIIRAVQGG; translated from the coding sequence ATGAAGATAAGCGTTAACGGCAAAGAGAAAAGGGTTCGTCCGAATTTAAATGTCTACGAACTGCTCATCGATTTAGAAATAGATCCAACGCAGTCAGGCATCGCTGTCGCCGTGGCTCGGGAGGTTATCCCAAAAATGGAGTGGCAAGCAACGGAACTCCGTGAGAATAGTGAAGTTGAGATTATACGCGCCGTCCAAGGGGGTTAA
- a CDS encoding ABC transporter permease, translated as MFSKFAVPVAILLIVLGIWEGVVHLFEMPRYILPAPSKIVVTLFAEHAQLLKHTLVTLQEMLLGFLLAVSIGVPLAVLMFEFPTLEKAFYPYVIGSQTVPVFAIAPLLVLWFGFGIASKVIMAALIVFFAIVLNTLDGLKSTDPDTVNLLRILRATRWQILWKVRIPSALPFIFSGAKIGISISTIGAVIGEWVGAKAGLGYLMLYANGTLQVSLVFAAILCLTLLGLGLFGLMTLLERYAMPWRRYQYNKSDM; from the coding sequence ATGTTCAGCAAATTTGCGGTGCCTGTGGCTATCCTACTGATAGTATTGGGAATATGGGAAGGGGTCGTTCATCTTTTTGAGATGCCACGCTATATTCTGCCAGCCCCTTCAAAAATTGTGGTGACACTATTTGCAGAACACGCACAATTACTGAAACACACGCTCGTGACACTACAAGAGATGCTCCTTGGATTTCTCCTCGCCGTCAGCATCGGTGTCCCGTTAGCCGTGTTGATGTTCGAGTTCCCAACGTTAGAGAAAGCCTTCTATCCGTATGTCATCGGCTCACAAACGGTTCCAGTGTTCGCTATCGCTCCACTACTGGTGCTATGGTTTGGCTTCGGCATTGCCTCAAAAGTCATCATGGCAGCACTGATTGTATTCTTCGCGATTGTGCTGAATACACTCGATGGCTTGAAATCCACTGATCCAGATACCGTAAACCTGCTCCGAATTTTGCGGGCAACGCGCTGGCAGATCCTTTGGAAAGTACGTATCCCGTCGGCATTGCCGTTTATTTTTTCAGGGGCAAAGATAGGCATTTCTATCTCTACAATTGGTGCGGTTATCGGGGAATGGGTGGGCGCGAAGGCGGGACTCGGGTACCTTATGCTGTATGCGAACGGAACACTCCAAGTTTCACTGGTATTTGCTGCTATCCTCTGTTTAACACTTTTAGGCTTAGGTCTTTTTGGATTGATGACGCTGTTGGAGCGGTATGCAATGCCGTGGCGGCGGTATCAATATAACAAATCAGATATGTGA
- the xylF gene encoding D-xylose ABC transporter substrate-binding protein, which translates to MRLPTFNGNFGLPSAPKNIVCVKITSLFCVLSACLVILFGCADPGTEKKSEETGATTAKKIKIGLSMDSLRVERWQKDRDIFTAEAEKLGAEVIVQSADGDERRQNAQAENMITQGVDVLVVIPKDSVAAAQIVQAAHAEGIKVIAYDRLIRESSPDLYISFDNEQVGYLQAEYLLRQKPEGAYFLLGGAPTDNNAQLLRQGQLRALQPAIDSGAIRLVAGGEHWAVNWDPRDALKKAEQVLTQTNNQIDAVVASNDGTAGGVIQALEGQNLAGSVLISGQDAELAACQRIVKGTQTMTVYKPIHLIATKAAQAAVALAKGEAIAEATQTVNNGKIEVPSILLTPIQVDKENLDEEVIKDGFHTREAVYQIF; encoded by the coding sequence ATGCGCCTTCCGACTTTTAACGGTAACTTTGGGCTTCCGAGTGCTCCCAAAAACATAGTTTGTGTGAAGATTACATCGCTTTTCTGCGTTTTATCGGCGTGTCTCGTAATCCTATTTGGATGTGCTGACCCGGGCACAGAAAAAAAGAGCGAAGAGACGGGTGCTACTACCGCTAAGAAGATCAAAATCGGTTTATCTATGGATTCGTTGCGTGTGGAACGCTGGCAGAAGGACCGAGATATTTTTACGGCTGAAGCAGAGAAACTCGGTGCCGAAGTTATCGTCCAGTCTGCTGATGGAGATGAGCGTCGACAGAACGCACAAGCCGAGAACATGATTACCCAAGGTGTGGACGTTCTTGTTGTTATTCCGAAGGATAGCGTCGCTGCCGCCCAAATTGTCCAAGCCGCGCACGCAGAGGGTATCAAAGTCATCGCCTATGATCGGCTAATTCGCGAGAGTTCACCCGATCTCTATATCTCTTTCGACAACGAACAGGTCGGATACCTGCAAGCCGAGTACCTATTGCGTCAGAAGCCAGAGGGTGCCTATTTCCTACTCGGTGGTGCGCCGACTGACAATAATGCACAACTCCTTCGACAGGGGCAACTCCGTGCCCTGCAACCCGCGATTGACAGTGGTGCCATTCGTTTAGTAGCAGGCGGAGAACATTGGGCGGTTAATTGGGATCCGCGGGACGCGCTTAAGAAGGCAGAGCAGGTCTTGACACAAACGAACAACCAAATAGACGCTGTCGTTGCGTCAAATGATGGCACAGCCGGTGGCGTGATACAGGCACTTGAGGGACAAAATTTGGCAGGAAGCGTTCTCATTTCAGGGCAGGATGCGGAACTCGCCGCGTGCCAACGAATTGTCAAAGGCACGCAGACCATGACCGTTTACAAACCGATCCACCTCATCGCAACGAAGGCGGCACAAGCCGCTGTCGCACTCGCAAAAGGTGAGGCGATCGCTGAAGCGACACAGACCGTTAACAACGGCAAAATTGAGGTGCCATCTATCTTGCTGACACCTATCCAGGTTGACAAGGAAAATTTAGACGAAGAAGTCATTAAAGATGGGTTTCACACACGCGAAGCCGTTTATCAAATTTTTTAA
- the thiO gene encoding glycine oxidase ThiO, with amino-acid sequence MKNKKILIIGGGVIGLGIGWQLAKSGASVTIYEQAETGRAASWAAAGMLAPLAEAHTEEPELLKLGCQSLALYPQWVQELEADAEMSIGYRVDGTLIVGLEPDDTHQLRHLYGSQQDLGLEVEWLAGREAREIEPALSPRVTAAIRCESDHQVDNRLMVKALKRGYQRYGGVVCENRAIESIYIENGIAAGVKTRDGEKQNGDAIVLSAGCESAQIQGLPDAIRPPVRPVKGQMLALQMEAGITVNNVIRTVRARYPTSVYLVPRTDGRLIIGATSEEMGFDTRLTAGGVFELLRGAWEAVPGIYELPLLETWTGLRPGSRDNAPILGETPIENLIYATGHYRNGILLTPITAYEIAKLILTGETSESIVPFRLDRFLA; translated from the coding sequence ATGAAGAACAAAAAGATTCTCATCATCGGTGGTGGCGTGATTGGTCTCGGTATCGGCTGGCAATTGGCGAAATCGGGGGCTTCCGTCACCATCTACGAACAAGCTGAAACCGGGCGCGCTGCGTCTTGGGCGGCTGCCGGAATGCTCGCGCCACTCGCCGAAGCACATACCGAAGAACCGGAACTGCTGAAACTCGGATGCCAAAGTTTAGCACTCTACCCTCAATGGGTTCAGGAATTAGAGGCGGATGCCGAGATGTCTATCGGGTATCGGGTGGATGGCACTCTGATCGTCGGGTTAGAACCCGATGACACACACCAACTTCGACACCTTTACGGCTCACAACAAGATTTAGGGCTGGAGGTCGAATGGTTGGCAGGACGAGAGGCGCGTGAAATCGAACCTGCCCTTTCACCGCGCGTGACGGCAGCGATCCGTTGTGAGAGCGACCATCAGGTCGATAACCGATTGATGGTGAAAGCCCTCAAACGCGGCTATCAGAGATATGGCGGTGTGGTGTGCGAAAACAGAGCAATTGAAAGCATCTACATAGAAAACGGCATCGCGGCTGGCGTAAAGACGCGAGATGGAGAGAAACAAAACGGAGATGCTATCGTGCTGTCGGCAGGATGTGAATCCGCCCAAATTCAGGGACTTCCAGATGCCATCCGTCCGCCGGTGCGCCCCGTGAAAGGACAGATGCTGGCGTTGCAAATGGAAGCCGGTATCACGGTTAATAACGTCATCCGCACTGTCAGAGCAAGGTACCCGACATCGGTATATTTGGTGCCGAGAACCGATGGCAGGCTCATCATCGGCGCGACAAGCGAGGAGATGGGATTTGACACACGTTTGACCGCTGGCGGTGTGTTTGAGCTGCTCCGCGGCGCGTGGGAAGCGGTCCCGGGCATTTATGAACTGCCGCTCCTTGAAACATGGACAGGCTTACGTCCGGGTAGCAGGGACAACGCACCCATACTTGGCGAAACGCCCATTGAGAATCTGATATACGCCACTGGACATTATCGCAACGGCATCTTACTCACACCCATCACGGCTTACGAGATCGCCAAACTGATTCTGACGGGTGAGACTTCAGAGTCAATTGTCCCATTTCGGTTAGACAGATTTTTAGCATAA
- a CDS encoding ABC transporter substrate-binding protein: protein MKIAICLMFLISCSILLTGIDSRADSHQNSEMEKVTLLLDWFPNIDHAPLYVAQENKIFGKHGLEVELLWGGDPDAPLKLVAAGEYPFAVSYQQSVTIARASEEVLPVKSIGLLVEHPLNTISFLKKTGIKTPADFKGKKIGYTVAPLDVLLFNAIGANAGLSEDDYELINVGTNILAPLLSGQIDAVIGPFRNYEINMLKLEGAEADYFALEKHGIPDYYELVIITNDAYLENHPETAKKLMTAIQEAIKFTKEKPDDALQLFFKANPDATKELEELAFRDTLDVFATTQVQSAEKWAAFAKFAYEKGLISKKVEAKDCFINVLEK from the coding sequence ATGAAAATAGCAATTTGCTTAATGTTTCTCATCAGTTGTAGTATACTTTTGACAGGAATTGACAGCCGTGCAGACAGCCACCAGAACTCTGAAATGGAGAAGGTCACACTGCTCCTCGATTGGTTTCCTAACATAGATCACGCGCCACTTTACGTCGCACAAGAGAATAAGATTTTCGGCAAACACGGATTAGAAGTCGAACTCCTCTGGGGTGGCGATCCAGATGCTCCACTTAAACTCGTGGCGGCAGGGGAATACCCGTTTGCTGTAAGTTACCAACAAAGCGTAACAATTGCACGGGCAAGTGAAGAGGTTTTGCCGGTTAAATCAATCGGTCTACTTGTGGAACATCCACTCAACACGATTAGTTTCCTGAAAAAAACGGGCATTAAAACGCCAGCAGATTTCAAAGGAAAAAAAATTGGATACACAGTTGCACCGCTGGACGTGCTGCTGTTTAATGCCATCGGGGCGAATGCCGGATTATCCGAAGACGATTATGAATTAATAAACGTAGGCACGAATATTTTGGCACCTCTTCTAAGCGGTCAGATTGATGCAGTGATCGGACCATTTCGAAATTACGAAATTAACATGCTGAAACTTGAAGGGGCAGAAGCCGATTATTTCGCACTCGAGAAGCACGGTATTCCAGACTATTATGAATTAGTCATCATCACTAACGACGCTTATTTGGAAAACCATCCTGAAACCGCTAAAAAACTGATGACGGCAATTCAGGAAGCAATTAAATTTACGAAGGAAAAACCCGATGATGCACTTCAACTTTTTTTTAAGGCAAACCCTGATGCCACTAAAGAATTAGAAGAGCTCGCTTTTCGGGATACATTGGATGTGTTCGCAACCACACAGGTGCAATCCGCAGAAAAATGGGCAGCCTTCGCAAAATTCGCCTATGAAAAAGGCTTGATTTCCAAAAAAGTCGAAGCAAAAGACTGTTTCATCAATGTGCTGGAAAAATAA
- a CDS encoding ABC transporter permease yields the protein MPIFLIGTNGPDIGIDDRLSWVWRSDAYQNLIVIACLVGAGWFLRYASQQEYWRNAARQIRRNRLAIVCLFVLLGYLLVGVLDSIGWRDPLIRQTDQTLTRNESGAIVYRPRGLSLLDRLCTPLRERTEKTYSAPLAAHLYAKSTLQTPDGRTVREYPPLQYPRSHLLGTDKVGSDVLYRALKGIRTGLVIGGFTTLIAVPFAIFFGVIAGYFGGWVDDAVQYIYATLDSIPSILLIVAFMLLFGQGLFNLCLIMGIRSWTGLCRILRGETLKLRELEYIQASEAFGVHRGLIILKHLVPNLMHIVLITTILRFSGLVLAEALLSYLQIGVEPTTGSWGNMINTARLELARDPVVWWNLTAAFTFMFGLVLPANLFGDAVRDALDPRLRTE from the coding sequence ATGCCTATTTTTCTCATCGGAACAAACGGTCCAGACATTGGAATCGACGATCGGTTGAGTTGGGTTTGGCGTTCCGATGCTTACCAAAATCTCATCGTCATTGCCTGTCTTGTCGGTGCGGGATGGTTTCTCCGATACGCCTCGCAGCAAGAGTATTGGCGAAACGCGGCAAGGCAGATTCGCAGAAATCGTCTCGCTATTGTTTGTCTTTTCGTTCTCTTAGGATACCTCCTTGTCGGTGTGTTGGATAGCATCGGTTGGCGCGATCCACTCATACGGCAGACCGACCAAACACTCACTCGGAATGAGAGTGGTGCCATTGTCTATAGACCGAGAGGCTTGAGTCTCCTTGATAGACTTTGCACGCCCCTTCGGGAACGAACCGAGAAAACCTATTCTGCTCCGTTGGCAGCGCATCTCTATGCGAAAAGCACCCTCCAGACACCTGACGGACGCACAGTTCGTGAATATCCACCGCTTCAGTATCCGCGGAGTCATCTCCTTGGCACCGACAAGGTAGGTAGTGATGTTCTTTACCGTGCCCTGAAAGGTATCCGCACGGGACTTGTTATCGGCGGATTTACCACCTTGATTGCTGTTCCATTTGCCATATTTTTCGGTGTTATCGCGGGTTATTTTGGGGGGTGGGTAGACGATGCCGTTCAGTACATCTACGCCACACTCGATTCCATTCCGTCTATCCTTCTTATTGTTGCCTTCATGCTCCTCTTCGGGCAAGGATTGTTCAATCTCTGTCTCATTATGGGTATCAGAAGTTGGACGGGGCTGTGTCGTATCCTACGCGGTGAAACTTTAAAGCTCCGGGAATTGGAATATATCCAAGCGTCCGAAGCCTTTGGCGTCCATCGTGGACTCATTATTCTGAAACATCTCGTTCCGAATCTCATGCATATCGTATTGATCACCACTATTTTGCGATTTAGTGGGTTGGTGCTTGCAGAGGCGTTACTGAGTTATCTCCAAATCGGTGTTGAACCGACAACGGGAAGTTGGGGAAATATGATTAACACGGCGCGTTTAGAACTCGCTCGTGATCCGGTTGTTTGGTGGAATCTCACTGCGGCGTTTACGTTTATGTTCGGATTGGTGCTACCTGCTAATCTCTTCGGCGATGCCGTCCGTGATGCCTTAGATCCGAGGTTAAGGACGGAGTAG
- a CDS encoding TAXI family TRAP transporter solute-binding subunit, with the protein MFTKNRFKYHNLLHTFTSAALVVLIVFYGCSDQQSAEKAKTGDTVPQKKEWLSILGGVMGGSFSQFAGGVSRVLTHKEPHLKISIDASAGSVENTRRVNQDPEALGVVFAAESYLGYHGEEIFAEEGPKTNIRMVTLLFIAYDQFSTLENSDIHQFEDIVGKKIASGASGSGTAQTLERLSRLAGIWGKFTPIYKGGSAAAEALQDGQVAGFQWLVSVPNSAVIQLTAIKSIRMIDLDVAAKKYGFYEKYPFYLPGSLPEGAYEGKVEPVNTILMPTVLISNKAVSEETIYKLLKHVYASEGHQAMLQTNQAAADMTIENGPKAFVIPLHRGAYKFWSEQGVDIPAHAMPVD; encoded by the coding sequence ATGTTTACAAAAAACAGATTCAAGTATCATAATTTACTACATACATTTACATCCGCCGCGTTGGTTGTGCTAATTGTCTTCTATGGGTGTAGCGATCAGCAATCGGCTGAAAAAGCAAAAACAGGTGATACCGTCCCCCAGAAAAAGGAATGGCTCTCGATTTTGGGAGGCGTGATGGGCGGCAGTTTTTCACAATTCGCGGGTGGCGTTAGCCGCGTTCTGACCCACAAGGAACCACATCTGAAAATATCCATCGACGCCTCTGCGGGTTCGGTCGAAAATACGCGGCGTGTGAACCAAGACCCAGAAGCACTCGGTGTCGTTTTTGCCGCTGAAAGCTACCTTGGCTACCACGGTGAAGAAATTTTCGCAGAAGAGGGACCGAAAACTAACATTCGTATGGTAACGTTGCTTTTCATAGCTTATGACCAATTTTCAACATTGGAGAATAGTGATATTCACCAGTTTGAAGACATTGTTGGAAAAAAAATCGCCTCTGGAGCAAGTGGGTCGGGTACTGCACAGACGTTAGAACGCCTGTCAAGATTAGCGGGCATCTGGGGAAAGTTCACGCCGATCTATAAAGGTGGGAGCGCTGCCGCCGAGGCTCTTCAAGATGGACAGGTCGCTGGGTTCCAGTGGCTTGTCAGTGTGCCGAATAGTGCTGTTATCCAGTTAACAGCGATCAAATCTATTCGGATGATTGATCTCGACGTAGCTGCGAAGAAGTACGGCTTCTATGAAAAATATCCCTTCTACCTCCCCGGCTCCCTACCAGAAGGCGCGTATGAAGGTAAAGTGGAACCGGTGAATACTATTCTGATGCCAACGGTACTCATCTCGAATAAAGCAGTGAGCGAGGAGACTATTTACAAACTTCTAAAGCATGTTTACGCCTCAGAGGGACATCAGGCGATGCTGCAAACAAATCAAGCCGCAGCAGACATGACGATAGAGAATGGACCAAAGGCGTTTGTTATTCCACTACACCGCGGGGCATACAAATTCTGGAGTGAACAGGGTGTGGACATTCCAGCGCACGCGATGCCGGTGGACTAA